Proteins encoded by one window of Halobaculum halobium:
- a CDS encoding fumarylacetoacetate hydrolase family protein, giving the protein MRLARARTEDGVRQGEYRDGRLVTDDGEYAVDEADLLAPCEPDAVFCVGRNFAATLDQMDYERPDEPDFFIKPPHAVVGHRDPIPYPGWTDELTYAGELVAVIDEPCSDLAPEEVSDAVRGYTVMNDVDALDQQGRTARKAFTASGPLGPWIETDVDPTGIDMHTDVAGERRQEANTELMLFDPHEIVSFLSKRFRFRAGDCVAFGSPANPGLVEPGDAVEITYEGVGTLANEVVDD; this is encoded by the coding sequence ATGCGACTCGCGCGCGCCCGCACTGAAGACGGCGTCAGGCAGGGGGAGTACCGCGACGGCAGACTCGTCACCGACGACGGCGAGTACGCGGTCGACGAGGCGGACCTGCTGGCACCCTGCGAGCCGGACGCGGTGTTTTGCGTCGGCCGCAACTTCGCCGCGACGCTCGATCAGATGGACTACGAGCGCCCCGACGAGCCGGACTTCTTCATCAAGCCGCCGCACGCGGTCGTCGGCCACCGCGACCCGATTCCCTACCCCGGGTGGACCGACGAACTGACCTACGCGGGCGAACTCGTCGCCGTTATCGACGAGCCGTGTTCGGATCTCGCGCCCGAGGAGGTGTCAGACGCCGTCCGGGGGTACACGGTGATGAACGACGTGGACGCGCTCGACCAGCAGGGGCGGACCGCGCGCAAGGCGTTCACCGCGTCCGGCCCGCTGGGGCCGTGGATCGAGACGGACGTGGACCCCACGGGTATCGACATGCACACCGACGTCGCCGGCGAGCGCCGACAGGAGGCGAACACCGAGCTGATGCTGTTCGACCCCCACGAGATCGTCTCGTTCCTCTCGAAGCGCTTCCGGTTCCGCGCGGGCGACTGCGTCGCGTTCGGATCCCCCGCCAACCCCGGACTGGTCGAGCCGGGCGACGCCGTCGAGATCACCTACGAGGGCGTCGGCACGCTCGCGAACGAGGTCGTCGACGACTGA
- a CDS encoding CBS domain-containing protein has translation MSSRTDTTVEEAMSTPLETIAKDATVREAARRMRAKNINALVVVTTPRAIVSNTDVVDAVAEGRDVSSLRVEDVMTTDVETVTPDLYMQEVAEMMTTYGIKHLPVVDGDYVGMISSTDVTAYLS, from the coding sequence ATGAGTTCTAGAACCGACACGACTGTCGAGGAAGCGATGTCGACTCCGCTCGAGACGATCGCGAAGGACGCGACGGTCCGAGAGGCCGCACGGCGGATGCGCGCGAAGAACATCAACGCGCTCGTCGTCGTGACCACGCCGCGCGCCATCGTCAGCAACACCGACGTCGTCGACGCCGTCGCCGAGGGCCGCGACGTCTCCTCGCTCCGGGTCGAAGACGTGATGACGACCGATGTCGAGACCGTCACGCCTGACCTCTACATGCAGGAGGTCGCCGAGATGATGACCACGTACGGCATCAAACACCTCCCCGTCGTCGACGGGGACTACGTCGGGATGATCTCGTCGACCGACGTCACCGCGTACCTCTCGTAG
- the aceB gene encoding malate synthase AceB produces the protein MSVQRNYEREFVRTFFTSPTAVQGEDDSAKMIRSAAGLRGIQAPDVWVPDNEDATAPSMRDEGAQNIIDVVGEHGAEFPGEIHPRVVWHRDDAEKRLAGFEYMRAIADPANGAVDHIDGFVIPEVGDIDDWKKADECFQMIEAEHGLEEGSLSMSVIVESGEAEIALNRVRDEMGKPSNTLERMFLLVDGEVDYTKDMRAMTPTGELPEWPELRHNTSKGASSAGLIAVDGPYDNIRDVEGYKERMEANRAKGMTGIWSLTPKQVEIANTEPLPPKTGTWLLEVGGEDVELASEDGREVYDGDDVSLTESGGAYVLAIDGDERELGGDELREALLDRTSYVPSMDDIVESMEEFEAAKEAGKGAIAMTQSATLSIDGVEIDLSKDRMWDEATYQAAQTPITLFQDVYEHRPDQHEELADIYGQEVVERATQVGN, from the coding sequence GGTATCCAGGCGCCCGACGTGTGGGTGCCGGACAACGAGGACGCGACGGCGCCGTCCATGCGAGACGAGGGCGCGCAGAACATCATCGACGTGGTCGGCGAACACGGCGCGGAGTTCCCCGGAGAGATCCACCCGCGGGTCGTCTGGCACCGCGACGACGCCGAAAAGCGCCTCGCGGGGTTCGAATACATGCGCGCGATCGCCGACCCCGCGAACGGCGCGGTCGACCACATCGACGGGTTCGTGATCCCGGAGGTCGGCGACATCGACGACTGGAAGAAGGCCGACGAGTGCTTCCAGATGATCGAGGCCGAGCACGGACTGGAGGAGGGGAGTCTCTCGATGTCGGTGATCGTCGAGTCCGGCGAGGCCGAGATCGCCCTCAATCGCGTGCGCGACGAGATGGGCAAGCCCTCGAACACGCTCGAACGCATGTTCCTGCTCGTCGACGGCGAGGTCGACTACACGAAGGACATGCGCGCGATGACGCCGACCGGCGAGCTGCCCGAGTGGCCCGAACTGCGACACAACACCTCCAAGGGGGCCTCCTCGGCCGGCCTCATCGCCGTCGACGGCCCGTACGACAACATCCGCGACGTGGAGGGGTACAAGGAGCGAATGGAGGCGAACCGCGCGAAGGGGATGACGGGCATCTGGTCGCTCACGCCCAAGCAGGTCGAGATCGCGAACACGGAGCCGCTGCCGCCGAAGACCGGCACGTGGCTGCTCGAGGTCGGCGGCGAGGACGTCGAACTCGCGAGCGAGGACGGCCGCGAGGTGTACGACGGCGACGACGTGTCGCTCACTGAGTCGGGAGGCGCGTACGTGCTCGCGATCGATGGCGACGAGCGCGAGCTCGGCGGGGACGAGCTCCGCGAGGCGCTGCTCGACCGCACCTCCTACGTCCCGAGCATGGACGACATCGTCGAGTCGATGGAGGAGTTCGAGGCGGCCAAGGAAGCTGGTAAGGGCGCGATCGCGATGACGCAGTCCGCAACGCTGTCGATCGACGGGGTCGAGATCGACCTCAGTAAGGACCGCATGTGGGACGAGGCGACCTATCAGGCAGCACAGACGCCGATCACGCTGTTCCAAGACGTGTACGAGCACCGACCGGACCAGCACGAGGAGTTGGCCGATATCTACGGCCAGGAAGTCGTCGAGCGCGCGACGCAGGTCGGGAACTGA